One window of the Dermacentor andersoni chromosome 10, qqDerAnde1_hic_scaffold, whole genome shotgun sequence genome contains the following:
- the LOC126545163 gene encoding protein MEMO1 isoform X3: protein MSSQRLVRKASHAGSWYTDSARELRYQLENWLSAVGPPTFGPARAIIAPHAGYQYCGACAAYAYKQVDPSSVRRVFILGPSHHARLGGCGLSPAKSYRTPLYDLTINQEVYEELYETGAFEEVSIHVDENEHSLEMHLPYIAKVMENQEFTIVPIIVGSLSPENEAFYGRLLSKYLADADNLFVISSDFCHWGARFHYQFYDKSWGNIHQSIEKLDKQGMSIIEELSPTAFTAYLKKYGNTICGRHPIGVLLNNWQQHLRHFEGWSHKFTTLIIW from the exons ATGTCATCTCAACGCCTGGTGAGAAAAGCGTCACATGCGGGTAGTTGGTACACCGACTCGG CACGGGAATTAAGGTATCAACTTGAAAACTGGCTTTCGGCTGTGGGGCCACCAACATTTGGCCCGGCCAGGGCAATTATAGCGCC GCATGCTGGCTATCAGTACTGTGGTGCCTGTGCTGCATACGCCTACAAGCAAGTCgacccttcttccgt GCGGCGTGTCTTCATCCTGGGGCCCTCCCACCACGCCCGTCTTGGAGGGTGTGGTCTTTCCCCAGCTAAATCCTACAGGACACCCTTATACGATCTCACCATAAATCAGGAAG TTTATGAAGAACTTTACGAGACTGGTGCATTTGAAGAGGTATCAATTCATGTTGATGAGAATGAGCACAGTCTAGAAATGCATCTACCTTACATTGCGAAGGTCATGGAAAA CCAGGAGTTCACCATTGTGCCCATCATTGTGGGATCACTGAGTCCCGAGAACGAGGCTTTCTACGGCCGACTGCTCAGCAAGTACCTCGCTGATGCCGACAACCTTTTTGTCATATCCTCAGACTTTTGCCACTGGG GGGCTAGGTTTCACTATCAGTTCTACGACAAGTCCTGGGGCAACATCCACCAGTCCATTGAAAAGCTGGACAAACAG GGGATGAGCATAATTGAGGAGCTTTCTCCAACTGCGTTCACCGCGTACCTCAAGAAGTATGGAAACACCATCTGCGGCCGCCATCCCATTGGGGTCCTGCTTAAT